The following coding sequences are from one Channa argus isolate prfri unplaced genomic scaffold, Channa argus male v1.0 Contig023, whole genome shotgun sequence window:
- the gabrg1 gene encoding gamma-aminobutyric acid receptor subunit gamma-1 isoform X4, translated as MDRLFVGAMQNKAMSPWLFFALLGLCAAFGPSKQEEEDYEDVPINKTWVLSPKVYESDVTLILNKLLQGYDNKLRPDIGVRPTVIETAVYVNSIGPVDPINMEYTIDIFFAQTWYDSRLKFNSSMKLLMLNSNMVGKIWIPDTFFRNSRKSDAHWITTPNRLLRLWSNGRVMYTLRLTINAECYLKLHNFPMDEHSCPLEFSSYGYPKNEIIYRWQRRAVEVADQRYWRLYQFAFVGLRNTSDIAPTQSGEYVIMTIFFDLSRRMGYFTIQTYIPCSMIVVLSWVSFWINKDAVPARTSLGITTVLTMTTLSTISRKSLPKVSYVTAMDLFVSVCFIFTFAALMEYGTLHYFTSNRQTKKSKASNNTQQKASSMVNIRPGTSLLQMNNIVPYHEEDDYAYECLDGKDCASFFCCFDDCRSGAWRENRMHVRVSKIDSYSRIFFPTAFGLFNLVYWIGYLYL; from the exons ATGGATCGGCTTTTTGTCGGAGCGATGCAGAACAAAGCCATGAGCCCCTGGCTGTTTTTCGCTCTGCTTGGACTTTG TGCAGCATTTGGTCCCAGCaaacaagaagaagaggacTATGAGGATGTACCAATTAATAAGACATGGGTCTTATCTCCGAAGGTCTATGAAAGTGATGTGACTTTAATCCTAAATAAACTGCTGCAGGGATATGACAACAAACTGCGACCAGACATTGGAG TGAGGCCAACAGTGATTGAAACAGCTGTGTATGTCAATAGCATTGGACCAGTGGACCCCATCAACATG GAATACACCATTGACATCTTTTTTGCCCAGACGTGGTATGACAGCCGACTGAAGTTCAATAGCTCAATGAAGCTGCTTATGCTCAACAGTAATATGGTAGGCAAAATATGGATTCCTGACACATTCTTCAGAAATTCCCGCAAATCTGATGCACACTGGATTACTACCCCCAACCGCCTCCTCAGGCTGTGGAGTAATGGGAGAGTCATGTATACACTGAG GTTGACTATTAATGCGGAGTGCTACCTTAAGCTGCATAACTTTCCAATGGATGAGCACTCGTGTCCACTGGAGTTTTCAAGCT ATGGTTATCCTAAGAATGAGATAATCTACCGGTGGCAGAGACGGGCAGTGGAGGTAGCAGATCAGCGGTACTGGAGACTCTACCAGTTTGCCTTTGTAGGGTTGAGGAACACCTCAGATATAGCTCCTACCCAGTCTG gGGAATATGTAATCATGACAATCTTTTTTGACCTGAGTCGAAGAATGGGCTACTTTACAATCCAGACCTACATTCCCTGTAGTATGATTGTAGTCTTGTCCTGGGTCTCCTTCTGGATTAACAAGGATGCAGTTCCAGCTCGCACATCTCTAG GCATCACTACAGTGCTCACCATGACAACTCTAAGCACCATCTCCAGAAAGTCCCTGCCCAAGGTTTCCTATGTCACTGCAATGgacctgtttgtctctgtctgcttcATCTTCACCTTTGCTGCTCTCATGGAATATGGCACTCTGCACTACTTCACCagcaacagacagacaaaaaagagTAAAGCCAGCAATAACACACAG CAGAAAGCATCCAGCATGGTGAATATCCGACCTGGCACATCCCTACTGCAGATGAACAACATTGTGCCCTATCATGAGGAAGATGACTATGCTTATGAGTGTTTGGATGGCAAAGATTGTGCAAGCTTCTTTTGCTGCTTTGATGACTGCCGCTCGGGTGCCTGGCGTGAAAACAGAATGCATGTGCGGGTTTCTAAAATTGATTCTTACTCGCGAATATTTTTCCCCACTGCTTTTGGCCTTTTCAATCTGGTTTATTGGATAGGTTACCTATATCTATGA
- the gabrg1 gene encoding gamma-aminobutyric acid receptor subunit gamma-1 isoform X2, with protein sequence MTTNCDQTLECVFCYVPVRPTVIETAVYVNSIGPVDPINMEYTIDIFFAQTWYDSRLKFNSSMKLLMLNSNMVGKIWIPDTFFRNSRKSDAHWITTPNRLLRLWSNGRVMYTLRLTINAECYLKLHNFPMDEHSCPLEFSSYGYPKNEIIYRWQRRAVEVADQRYWRLYQFAFVGLRNTSDIAPTQSGEYVIMTIFFDLSRRMGYFTIQTYIPCSMIVVLSWVSFWINKDAVPARTSLGITTVLTMTTLSTISRKSLPKVSYVTAMDLFVSVCFIFTFAALMEYGTLHYFTSNRQTKKSKASNNTQKASSMVNIRPGTSLLQMNNIVPYHEEDDYAYECLDGKDCASFFCCFDDCRSGAWRENRMHVRVSKIDSYSRIFFPTAFGLFNLVYWIGYLYL encoded by the exons ATGACAACAAACTGCGACCAGACATTGGAG tgtgttttctgttatgTTCCAGTGAGGCCAACAGTGATTGAAACAGCTGTGTATGTCAATAGCATTGGACCAGTGGACCCCATCAACATG GAATACACCATTGACATCTTTTTTGCCCAGACGTGGTATGACAGCCGACTGAAGTTCAATAGCTCAATGAAGCTGCTTATGCTCAACAGTAATATGGTAGGCAAAATATGGATTCCTGACACATTCTTCAGAAATTCCCGCAAATCTGATGCACACTGGATTACTACCCCCAACCGCCTCCTCAGGCTGTGGAGTAATGGGAGAGTCATGTATACACTGAG GTTGACTATTAATGCGGAGTGCTACCTTAAGCTGCATAACTTTCCAATGGATGAGCACTCGTGTCCACTGGAGTTTTCAAGCT ATGGTTATCCTAAGAATGAGATAATCTACCGGTGGCAGAGACGGGCAGTGGAGGTAGCAGATCAGCGGTACTGGAGACTCTACCAGTTTGCCTTTGTAGGGTTGAGGAACACCTCAGATATAGCTCCTACCCAGTCTG gGGAATATGTAATCATGACAATCTTTTTTGACCTGAGTCGAAGAATGGGCTACTTTACAATCCAGACCTACATTCCCTGTAGTATGATTGTAGTCTTGTCCTGGGTCTCCTTCTGGATTAACAAGGATGCAGTTCCAGCTCGCACATCTCTAG GCATCACTACAGTGCTCACCATGACAACTCTAAGCACCATCTCCAGAAAGTCCCTGCCCAAGGTTTCCTATGTCACTGCAATGgacctgtttgtctctgtctgcttcATCTTCACCTTTGCTGCTCTCATGGAATATGGCACTCTGCACTACTTCACCagcaacagacagacaaaaaagagTAAAGCCAGCAATAACACACAG AAAGCATCCAGCATGGTGAATATCCGACCTGGCACATCCCTACTGCAGATGAACAACATTGTGCCCTATCATGAGGAAGATGACTATGCTTATGAGTGTTTGGATGGCAAAGATTGTGCAAGCTTCTTTTGCTGCTTTGATGACTGCCGCTCGGGTGCCTGGCGTGAAAACAGAATGCATGTGCGGGTTTCTAAAATTGATTCTTACTCGCGAATATTTTTCCCCACTGCTTTTGGCCTTTTCAATCTGGTTTATTGGATAGGTTACCTATATCTATGA
- the gabrg1 gene encoding gamma-aminobutyric acid receptor subunit gamma-1 isoform X1 yields MTTNCDQTLECVFCYVPVRPTVIETAVYVNSIGPVDPINMEYTIDIFFAQTWYDSRLKFNSSMKLLMLNSNMVGKIWIPDTFFRNSRKSDAHWITTPNRLLRLWSNGRVMYTLRLTINAECYLKLHNFPMDEHSCPLEFSSYGYPKNEIIYRWQRRAVEVADQRYWRLYQFAFVGLRNTSDIAPTQSGEYVIMTIFFDLSRRMGYFTIQTYIPCSMIVVLSWVSFWINKDAVPARTSLGITTVLTMTTLSTISRKSLPKVSYVTAMDLFVSVCFIFTFAALMEYGTLHYFTSNRQTKKSKASNNTQQKASSMVNIRPGTSLLQMNNIVPYHEEDDYAYECLDGKDCASFFCCFDDCRSGAWRENRMHVRVSKIDSYSRIFFPTAFGLFNLVYWIGYLYL; encoded by the exons ATGACAACAAACTGCGACCAGACATTGGAG tgtgttttctgttatgTTCCAGTGAGGCCAACAGTGATTGAAACAGCTGTGTATGTCAATAGCATTGGACCAGTGGACCCCATCAACATG GAATACACCATTGACATCTTTTTTGCCCAGACGTGGTATGACAGCCGACTGAAGTTCAATAGCTCAATGAAGCTGCTTATGCTCAACAGTAATATGGTAGGCAAAATATGGATTCCTGACACATTCTTCAGAAATTCCCGCAAATCTGATGCACACTGGATTACTACCCCCAACCGCCTCCTCAGGCTGTGGAGTAATGGGAGAGTCATGTATACACTGAG GTTGACTATTAATGCGGAGTGCTACCTTAAGCTGCATAACTTTCCAATGGATGAGCACTCGTGTCCACTGGAGTTTTCAAGCT ATGGTTATCCTAAGAATGAGATAATCTACCGGTGGCAGAGACGGGCAGTGGAGGTAGCAGATCAGCGGTACTGGAGACTCTACCAGTTTGCCTTTGTAGGGTTGAGGAACACCTCAGATATAGCTCCTACCCAGTCTG gGGAATATGTAATCATGACAATCTTTTTTGACCTGAGTCGAAGAATGGGCTACTTTACAATCCAGACCTACATTCCCTGTAGTATGATTGTAGTCTTGTCCTGGGTCTCCTTCTGGATTAACAAGGATGCAGTTCCAGCTCGCACATCTCTAG GCATCACTACAGTGCTCACCATGACAACTCTAAGCACCATCTCCAGAAAGTCCCTGCCCAAGGTTTCCTATGTCACTGCAATGgacctgtttgtctctgtctgcttcATCTTCACCTTTGCTGCTCTCATGGAATATGGCACTCTGCACTACTTCACCagcaacagacagacaaaaaagagTAAAGCCAGCAATAACACACAG CAGAAAGCATCCAGCATGGTGAATATCCGACCTGGCACATCCCTACTGCAGATGAACAACATTGTGCCCTATCATGAGGAAGATGACTATGCTTATGAGTGTTTGGATGGCAAAGATTGTGCAAGCTTCTTTTGCTGCTTTGATGACTGCCGCTCGGGTGCCTGGCGTGAAAACAGAATGCATGTGCGGGTTTCTAAAATTGATTCTTACTCGCGAATATTTTTCCCCACTGCTTTTGGCCTTTTCAATCTGGTTTATTGGATAGGTTACCTATATCTATGA
- the gabrg1 gene encoding gamma-aminobutyric acid receptor subunit gamma-1 isoform X3 — protein sequence MEYTIDIFFAQTWYDSRLKFNSSMKLLMLNSNMVGKIWIPDTFFRNSRKSDAHWITTPNRLLRLWSNGRVMYTLRLTINAECYLKLHNFPMDEHSCPLEFSSYGYPKNEIIYRWQRRAVEVADQRYWRLYQFAFVGLRNTSDIAPTQSGEYVIMTIFFDLSRRMGYFTIQTYIPCSMIVVLSWVSFWINKDAVPARTSLGITTVLTMTTLSTISRKSLPKVSYVTAMDLFVSVCFIFTFAALMEYGTLHYFTSNRQTKKSKASNNTQQKASSMVNIRPGTSLLQMNNIVPYHEEDDYAYECLDGKDCASFFCCFDDCRSGAWRENRMHVRVSKIDSYSRIFFPTAFGLFNLVYWIGYLYL from the exons ATG GAATACACCATTGACATCTTTTTTGCCCAGACGTGGTATGACAGCCGACTGAAGTTCAATAGCTCAATGAAGCTGCTTATGCTCAACAGTAATATGGTAGGCAAAATATGGATTCCTGACACATTCTTCAGAAATTCCCGCAAATCTGATGCACACTGGATTACTACCCCCAACCGCCTCCTCAGGCTGTGGAGTAATGGGAGAGTCATGTATACACTGAG GTTGACTATTAATGCGGAGTGCTACCTTAAGCTGCATAACTTTCCAATGGATGAGCACTCGTGTCCACTGGAGTTTTCAAGCT ATGGTTATCCTAAGAATGAGATAATCTACCGGTGGCAGAGACGGGCAGTGGAGGTAGCAGATCAGCGGTACTGGAGACTCTACCAGTTTGCCTTTGTAGGGTTGAGGAACACCTCAGATATAGCTCCTACCCAGTCTG gGGAATATGTAATCATGACAATCTTTTTTGACCTGAGTCGAAGAATGGGCTACTTTACAATCCAGACCTACATTCCCTGTAGTATGATTGTAGTCTTGTCCTGGGTCTCCTTCTGGATTAACAAGGATGCAGTTCCAGCTCGCACATCTCTAG GCATCACTACAGTGCTCACCATGACAACTCTAAGCACCATCTCCAGAAAGTCCCTGCCCAAGGTTTCCTATGTCACTGCAATGgacctgtttgtctctgtctgcttcATCTTCACCTTTGCTGCTCTCATGGAATATGGCACTCTGCACTACTTCACCagcaacagacagacaaaaaagagTAAAGCCAGCAATAACACACAG CAGAAAGCATCCAGCATGGTGAATATCCGACCTGGCACATCCCTACTGCAGATGAACAACATTGTGCCCTATCATGAGGAAGATGACTATGCTTATGAGTGTTTGGATGGCAAAGATTGTGCAAGCTTCTTTTGCTGCTTTGATGACTGCCGCTCGGGTGCCTGGCGTGAAAACAGAATGCATGTGCGGGTTTCTAAAATTGATTCTTACTCGCGAATATTTTTCCCCACTGCTTTTGGCCTTTTCAATCTGGTTTATTGGATAGGTTACCTATATCTATGA